Proteins from a single region of Gemmatimonadaceae bacterium:
- a CDS encoding inositol monophosphatase family protein, translating into MQANFGSTDNDALSAQELLDIAVFAAAAAVRVIDDAVGGRTSLVWEEKGSADFVTEVDRAAESAIADVVRAHCRDATIIGEELSPEGSLAARGISFIVDPLDGTTNFLHDYPEYSVSIAVTNGSDLVAGVVRNLTKNETFTAVRNGGAYLNGERIAVSRESTLARALIGTGFPFKRHDLLEEYARQFIHVSRHTAGIRRAGSAALDLSNLACGRFDGFWELVLAPWDIAAGVLIVREAGGVVTDLDGTTKSISHGSVVAGNPDIQPWLLRTVQAAVEDHTLLAR; encoded by the coding sequence TTGCAAGCAAACTTCGGATCCACTGATAACGATGCGCTCTCCGCGCAGGAACTGCTCGACATTGCGGTTTTCGCTGCTGCGGCAGCCGTGCGCGTGATCGACGACGCAGTCGGCGGGCGCACCTCGCTCGTGTGGGAGGAGAAAGGCTCTGCGGATTTCGTGACTGAAGTCGACAGGGCGGCAGAATCCGCCATTGCAGACGTTGTTCGCGCCCATTGCCGCGATGCAACAATCATCGGCGAAGAGCTTTCCCCCGAAGGCTCGCTTGCGGCGCGAGGAATCAGCTTCATCGTCGACCCGCTCGACGGAACGACGAACTTTCTTCACGACTACCCTGAATACTCGGTCTCGATAGCCGTCACCAATGGATCGGACCTCGTAGCCGGTGTTGTGCGCAATCTCACGAAGAACGAAACATTCACCGCTGTCCGAAACGGTGGCGCATACCTCAACGGCGAGCGGATTGCTGTCTCGCGCGAATCCACCCTTGCGCGCGCCTTGATCGGAACCGGATTTCCGTTCAAGCGACATGACCTGCTGGAGGAGTACGCGCGCCAGTTCATCCACGTGAGCCGGCACACGGCTGGAATCCGCCGGGCAGGATCGGCGGCGCTCGACTTGTCGAACCTTGCGTGCGGCCGCTTCGACGGATTCTGGGAGCTTGTGCTCGCACCGTGGGACATCGCTGCCGGAGTGTTGATCGTCCGGGAGGCGGGCGGAGTGGTCACCGATCTCGATGGGACGACGAAGTCGATATCACACGGCTCAGTCGTTGCAGGCAACCCGGACATACAGCCCTGGCTGCTGCGCACCGTTCAGGCCGCCGTCGAAGACCACACCCTCCTGGCACGATGA
- the trpS gene encoding tryptophan--tRNA ligase: MPKIFSGIQPSGELHIGNYLGAVKNWVVLQRQYESFFCIVDYHAITVPYDPADLRQRTRDMAVSLLAAGIDPSACTLFVQSMVPEHTELAWIFNSVTPLGELERQTQFKEKALRQESVAVGLLTYPVLQAADILLYKADMVPVGEDQVQHLELSREVARRWNTKFASEETPFFPEPKPLLTPTRRVMGLDGQAKMSKSLGNTVGLLEDPKDIWEKLRPAVTDPKRVRRTDPGTPEVCNIYHLHKAFSPPATVEHVAVQCSTAGWGCIDCKKVLFDSMEAELQPIRERAAGVLAESNSVGEILAAGAARARAIAVETLREVKQLMGLT; the protein is encoded by the coding sequence ATGCCCAAAATCTTCAGTGGAATACAGCCTTCGGGTGAGCTGCATATCGGCAATTATCTCGGGGCGGTGAAGAACTGGGTTGTGCTGCAGCGGCAATACGAGTCGTTCTTCTGCATCGTCGATTATCACGCGATCACGGTGCCGTACGATCCGGCTGACCTGAGGCAGCGGACGCGCGACATGGCCGTATCGCTGCTCGCCGCGGGGATCGACCCATCCGCGTGCACGCTGTTCGTTCAGTCAATGGTTCCGGAACATACCGAGCTTGCCTGGATATTCAACTCGGTCACGCCGCTCGGCGAGCTCGAGCGGCAGACTCAGTTCAAGGAGAAGGCGCTCAGGCAGGAAAGCGTGGCCGTGGGGCTGCTGACGTATCCGGTGCTCCAGGCAGCCGACATACTATTGTATAAGGCGGACATGGTGCCGGTGGGCGAGGACCAGGTCCAGCACCTGGAACTCTCGCGAGAAGTTGCGCGGCGCTGGAACACGAAGTTTGCGAGCGAGGAGACTCCGTTTTTCCCCGAGCCGAAGCCTCTGCTCACTCCGACTCGCCGCGTCATGGGCCTCGACGGCCAGGCGAAGATGTCCAAGTCGCTCGGCAACACGGTTGGCCTGCTCGAGGATCCGAAAGACATCTGGGAAAAGCTGCGTCCGGCAGTGACGGATCCCAAGCGTGTTCGCCGGACCGACCCGGGGACGCCGGAAGTGTGCAATATCTACCACCTGCACAAGGCGTTCAGTCCGCCGGCTACGGTCGAGCACGTTGCCGTACAGTGCAGCACTGCCGGATGGGGCTGCATCGACTGCAAGAAAGTTCTGTTCGACTCGATGGAAGCCGAGCTGCAGCCTATCCGCGAGCGCGCTGCGGGAGTCCTGGCCGAGTCGAATAGCGTCGGCGAAATACTCGCGGCCGGAGCCGCAAGAGCTCGGGCGATTGCAGTTGAGACGCTTCGTGAAGTGAAGCAGCTCATGGGACTCACCTGA
- a CDS encoding M28 family peptidase has protein sequence MNRDLASDARELLEKIASAPRFAGSDSEALARDLCASLLKSHGFSVREDPFTFSEFPARYGPTVVGLLLIAVLLLTSHVHSDHGGAGPALGTLLLGLLLTGATGRWLGRGAILKFPLLRSRSANLIATRGTPTIWLVAHADSKSQTIPMLVRVGAVVLTFVTVAVFATALIVAWVSVMRNGERWLGSEVVPTLAIVGAVCALPLVFCLTGNKSPGAVDNASGLISVLLAVRELPAEADVGVIVTSAEELALAGARAHVESNHERAPVVNCDTIDDNGNFLCMTHGRNRGPAAAAVVRAGDRLALPVRVRALIPGILTDSIAFADAGWDAVTVSRGNLGTLARVHTSSDTRERLDGSGIANAARLLAATIEELR, from the coding sequence GTGAATCGAGACCTTGCGTCTGACGCTCGCGAGCTGCTCGAGAAGATCGCGTCCGCTCCGAGATTCGCCGGAAGCGACAGCGAAGCCCTTGCGCGAGACCTCTGTGCGTCGCTGCTGAAGAGCCACGGATTCTCCGTGAGAGAGGATCCGTTCACATTCTCCGAATTTCCCGCACGTTACGGCCCGACGGTCGTCGGGCTCCTGCTGATCGCCGTCCTGCTGCTCACCAGCCACGTGCACTCGGACCACGGCGGAGCCGGGCCGGCCCTTGGGACGCTCCTGCTCGGCCTCCTGCTTACAGGAGCTACCGGCCGATGGCTCGGCCGCGGCGCGATTTTGAAGTTCCCGCTGCTGAGATCGAGATCCGCGAATCTGATCGCGACGCGGGGAACGCCGACCATCTGGCTGGTTGCGCACGCCGATTCGAAATCACAGACGATACCGATGCTTGTCCGCGTCGGGGCTGTTGTCTTGACATTCGTTACCGTCGCTGTGTTTGCCACTGCGCTGATCGTCGCGTGGGTGAGCGTGATGAGGAACGGAGAACGATGGCTTGGGAGCGAGGTGGTTCCGACCCTTGCGATTGTCGGCGCCGTGTGCGCACTCCCCCTCGTGTTCTGTCTCACGGGCAACAAATCGCCCGGGGCGGTCGATAACGCGAGCGGGCTCATCTCCGTTCTACTCGCTGTTCGCGAGCTCCCTGCAGAAGCAGACGTCGGCGTGATAGTCACGAGCGCCGAGGAGCTCGCGCTCGCCGGAGCGCGCGCGCATGTCGAGTCCAATCACGAGCGCGCACCTGTCGTCAACTGCGACACGATCGACGATAACGGCAATTTCTTGTGCATGACGCACGGTCGCAATCGCGGACCTGCCGCTGCAGCCGTCGTGAGGGCCGGCGACCGTCTCGCGTTGCCCGTGCGCGTTCGTGCGTTGATTCCGGGCATACTCACCGACAGCATCGCGTTCGCCGATGCCGGCTGGGATGCGGTCACGGTATCCCGCGGAAACCTCGGCACCCTCGCGCGCGTACATACTTCCAGCGACACGCGTGAACGACTGGACGGCAGCGGAATTGCAAACGCAGCGCGTTTACTCGCCGCAACCATTGAGGAGCTTCGTTAA
- a CDS encoding DUF456 domain-containing protein — protein sequence MALVLLTAVLVLSLVLIALGLPGLWVMITGAVIYNILVGGTPIGWFTLVAVTVLAVIAEVLEFGLAGKYARKYGGSRRASWGAIIGGVVGAILGFPIPIVGPLIGAFAGSFIGALVGEVSQGSSRKDATRVATGALLGRVAATALKIGIGCAIASWIFFAALG from the coding sequence ATGGCACTCGTACTGTTGACCGCCGTACTCGTACTGTCACTCGTACTGATCGCGCTCGGACTTCCGGGACTCTGGGTGATGATCACAGGCGCAGTGATTTACAACATTCTGGTCGGGGGAACTCCGATCGGGTGGTTCACGCTCGTCGCCGTGACCGTGCTGGCGGTTATCGCGGAGGTGCTCGAGTTCGGGCTGGCGGGGAAGTACGCCCGAAAGTACGGCGGCTCGCGCCGGGCGAGCTGGGGAGCGATCATCGGTGGAGTTGTCGGAGCTATTCTGGGTTTTCCAATCCCGATAGTTGGTCCACTGATCGGCGCCTTTGCCGGTTCATTCATCGGCGCGCTCGTCGGAGAGGTGTCGCAGGGGAGCTCGCGAAAGGACGCGACGAGAGTCGCGACAGGAGCGCTGCTGGGAAGGGTCGCCGCCACCGCGCTCAAGATCGGGATTGGCTGTGCCATAGCGTCGTGGATATTCTTCGCCGCGCTCGGCTGA
- a CDS encoding adenylosuccinate synthase → MFDSKIRTVVIVGAQWGDEGKGKLVDVLAERADWVVRYQGGANAGHTVQIGEKSFVLHQIPSGILHPGVRCAIGNGVVLDPETLFTEIDELIADGVDVQGRLYVSDRVHLVLPYHKLVDSKSSASREIGTTGRGIGPAYEDKIARRGVRVLDLRHPERLRNRVERGVAHANAQLSAFDVPERADLEATLSTLERLAPRILPITEDVGLAVYKAIRKGASVLLEGAQGSMLDVDHGTYPFVTSSSTTSGGAAIGVGIAPSSIHAALGIVKAYTTRVGNGPLPTELEEPLASRIRELGNEYGATTGRPRRCGWFDSVVVRYATRINGLTGLAVTKLDVLDTLDRIAICTGYRVGNELHSEFPGDLVTLETAEPQYEWLEGWQQSTADARSLDDLPRAARTYLDRIESLSDAPISYVSVGTRRDQIIAA, encoded by the coding sequence TTGTTCGATTCCAAGATACGCACCGTGGTAATTGTCGGTGCGCAATGGGGCGACGAGGGGAAGGGCAAGCTCGTCGACGTGCTTGCCGAGCGCGCTGACTGGGTAGTTCGTTACCAGGGCGGTGCGAATGCCGGACATACAGTGCAGATCGGCGAGAAGTCATTCGTTCTCCACCAGATCCCGAGCGGGATTCTTCATCCTGGTGTTCGCTGTGCGATCGGAAACGGCGTCGTGCTCGACCCCGAGACTCTATTCACGGAGATCGACGAACTGATCGCGGACGGCGTGGATGTGCAGGGTCGGCTGTACGTAAGCGACCGCGTGCACCTCGTTCTTCCTTATCACAAGCTCGTCGATTCAAAGAGCTCTGCGAGCCGGGAGATTGGCACTACGGGGCGGGGAATCGGCCCAGCGTATGAAGACAAAATCGCTCGGCGCGGTGTTCGCGTGCTCGACCTTCGGCATCCGGAGCGGCTTCGTAACCGAGTAGAGCGCGGCGTTGCTCATGCGAATGCGCAGCTAAGTGCTTTTGATGTACCTGAGCGAGCCGACCTCGAGGCCACGCTTTCGACTCTCGAGCGACTGGCACCTCGCATTCTGCCAATTACCGAAGACGTTGGTCTTGCCGTGTACAAGGCAATCAGGAAGGGCGCGAGCGTGTTGCTCGAGGGTGCGCAGGGATCGATGCTCGACGTAGATCACGGGACTTATCCGTTTGTAACATCGAGCAGCACGACCTCAGGCGGAGCCGCAATTGGAGTGGGCATCGCACCCAGCTCGATTCACGCTGCGCTGGGGATCGTGAAGGCTTACACCACGCGAGTTGGGAACGGGCCACTGCCGACTGAGCTCGAGGAACCGCTGGCTTCCCGGATCCGCGAGTTGGGCAACGAATACGGCGCCACGACAGGTCGTCCGCGCCGATGCGGCTGGTTCGACAGCGTCGTGGTTCGCTACGCGACGCGCATCAATGGCCTCACCGGGTTGGCTGTTACGAAGCTCGATGTGCTCGACACGCTCGATCGTATTGCCATCTGCACTGGATACCGCGTCGGCAACGAGTTGCATTCAGAGTTTCCCGGAGATCTGGTCACCCTGGAAACAGCAGAGCCGCAGTACGAGTGGCTGGAGGGCTGGCAGCAATCGACGGCGGATGCTCGCTCGCTCGACGATCTCCCTCGCGCGGCGCGCACTTATCTGGACAGGATCGAATCACTTTCGGACGCACCGATTTCGTACGTGAGCGTCGGGACGCGGCGAGATCAGATCATCGCAGCCTAG
- a CDS encoding class I SAM-dependent methyltransferase, with translation MRSTAEWRFWGRYDPMWAVATWEGRQHDGPHPWTIDDFLAAGRSDCTDIMRQWNQYGRKDGGRCVEIGCGAGRLTSALVDYFDRVLAIDVSVDQIELAKRFLGASVTRVTFSIVEEPVLDVRPGTCSAMISTFVFQHLSDYSGIVAYLRAAHRALQPGASICFQTPVPGADNGDLPSAAARTLDSVRSRVSRALGRRRFMEYNRYPVERIVSTLEEIGFQDVEMRIVRLASTNRRQSFFFARKPGLHSNGA, from the coding sequence ATGCGATCGACGGCTGAGTGGCGGTTCTGGGGTCGGTATGATCCCATGTGGGCGGTGGCGACGTGGGAGGGACGCCAGCACGATGGGCCGCACCCATGGACGATCGATGACTTTCTCGCCGCGGGTCGGAGCGATTGCACGGACATCATGCGCCAATGGAACCAATACGGGCGCAAAGACGGCGGTAGATGCGTCGAGATAGGATGCGGAGCGGGGCGGCTCACTTCCGCGCTGGTCGATTACTTCGACCGCGTCCTGGCAATAGACGTCTCGGTGGATCAGATCGAGCTCGCTAAACGCTTCCTCGGAGCGAGCGTGACGCGCGTCACTTTTTCCATCGTGGAAGAACCAGTGTTAGACGTCCGGCCGGGAACCTGCTCGGCGATGATAAGCACGTTTGTCTTCCAGCATCTTTCGGATTACTCGGGAATCGTCGCGTATCTCCGTGCTGCGCACCGCGCCCTGCAGCCGGGTGCGTCGATCTGTTTCCAGACGCCAGTGCCCGGCGCGGATAACGGTGACTTACCCTCGGCCGCCGCTCGCACGCTTGACTCGGTACGTTCACGCGTCAGCCGCGCCCTCGGGCGGCGTCGTTTCATGGAGTACAACCGGTATCCGGTCGAGCGGATCGTATCTACACTCGAGGAAATCGGCTTCCAGGACGTCGAAATGAGGATCGTGCGCCTCGCGTCGACGAATCGCCGCCAGAGCTTTTTCTTCGCACGGAAACCCGGCCTTCACTCCAACGGCGCGTAG
- a CDS encoding glycine--tRNA ligase, which translates to MSPNYPDVMDKLVSLCKRRGFVFQSSEIYGGTGSVWDYGPLGVELKRNLQDRWWRAMVRQRDDIEGLDSAILMHPRVWEASGHVSGFVDPLVDCRNCKKRFRADDEKIKGAPGTPDAQCPACGMKGTLSAPRQFNLMFKTFMGPVEDSAATIYLRPETAQGTYVNFLNVQQSTRQRIPFGIAQIGKAFRNEITPGNFIFRTREFEQMEMQFFVEPGTDEKWFEYWKQERMKWHQGLGLAPDRLQFHQHGENELAHYARAAFDVQFDFGGSLGFQEIEGIHNRGDFDLSQHQQFSGKKLEYFDHAGNKRYIPFVVETAVGPNRTLLALLVNGYREESVEGESEGRTVLGLSPALAPIKAGVFPLVKKDGMPEMAHRIADDLRNAFPVFYDDSGAIGRRYRRQDEIGTPFCITVDGESGGANDVTVRDRDTLKQERIAIGSVREYIGERIAA; encoded by the coding sequence ATGTCCCCAAACTACCCCGACGTGATGGACAAGCTCGTGTCGCTATGCAAGCGGCGCGGCTTCGTGTTTCAGTCATCCGAGATCTACGGCGGCACCGGCTCGGTATGGGACTACGGCCCACTCGGCGTCGAGCTGAAACGCAACCTCCAGGACAGATGGTGGCGCGCAATGGTTCGCCAGCGCGATGACATCGAGGGTCTCGACTCGGCGATCCTGATGCATCCGCGGGTGTGGGAAGCGAGCGGACACGTAAGCGGATTCGTCGACCCCCTCGTCGACTGCCGCAACTGCAAAAAGCGCTTTCGTGCCGACGATGAGAAGATCAAGGGAGCTCCCGGCACGCCCGACGCACAGTGCCCCGCCTGCGGAATGAAGGGAACCCTCAGCGCACCGCGCCAGTTCAACTTGATGTTCAAGACGTTCATGGGCCCGGTAGAGGACAGCGCTGCGACGATCTATTTGCGCCCCGAAACGGCGCAGGGAACATACGTGAACTTCCTGAATGTCCAGCAGTCCACACGCCAGCGAATTCCTTTCGGCATCGCCCAGATCGGCAAGGCGTTCAGAAACGAGATCACTCCCGGGAATTTCATTTTCCGGACGCGTGAGTTCGAGCAGATGGAGATGCAGTTCTTCGTCGAGCCCGGCACCGACGAGAAATGGTTCGAGTACTGGAAGCAGGAGCGAATGAAATGGCATCAGGGCCTGGGACTCGCGCCGGACCGCCTGCAGTTCCATCAGCACGGCGAGAATGAGCTTGCCCACTACGCACGTGCTGCCTTCGACGTGCAGTTCGACTTCGGCGGGTCACTCGGGTTTCAGGAGATCGAAGGAATTCACAATCGCGGCGACTTCGATCTCTCGCAGCACCAGCAGTTCTCCGGCAAGAAGCTCGAGTACTTCGACCACGCGGGGAACAAGCGCTACATCCCGTTCGTCGTCGAGACTGCAGTGGGACCAAACCGCACGCTGCTTGCTTTGCTCGTGAACGGCTATCGCGAGGAAAGCGTTGAGGGAGAGAGCGAGGGCCGGACTGTGCTCGGGCTCAGTCCTGCGCTCGCTCCGATCAAGGCGGGAGTTTTCCCACTCGTGAAGAAAGACGGCATGCCGGAGATGGCGCACAGAATCGCCGACGATTTGCGGAATGCATTTCCGGTTTTTTACGATGACAGTGGCGCCATCGGCCGGCGCTACCGGAGGCAGGATGAGATCGGAACTCCTTTCTGCATTACCGTGGACGGCGAGTCCGGTGGCGCAAACGACGTAACAGTGCGCGACCGGGATACGCTCAAGCAGGAAAGGATCGCGATTGGCAGCGTTCGCGAGTACATCGGCGAGAGAATCGCCGCATGA
- a CDS encoding M20/M25/M40 family metallo-hydrolase, which produces MEPDRAAVEAETIAVLQRLIRFDTTNPPGNELPLAQWIHATFVAEGIESQILIPVPNRAVVVARIRGDGRYRPVLLLAHMDVVGVERDKWSHDPFGGVVEDGYVYGRGAIDDKGMLAANVMAMLVIRRDIAAGGLNLARDVLFVATSDEEAGGTAGMQWLVANHRDLLDAEFAINEGGRTRILPDGKRYLAIQVAEKVSHTVTITARGPAGHAAIPREGNAIFKLAGALEKLGHYSEPIAVTQTTRRFFGELAAIWTDDREGIAMRAIATASEQDITEAASVLSANPVFNAVLRNTISPTFLGAGVRGNVIPAEASVGVNVRTLPGHSIDDVVSRLRPIVAGDNIEITTRTNGVDAPASDPDSPMFAALARTAKELDSEIAVVPYLGTGATESAELRSVGIKAYGILPFPMVPADEERMHGHDERVPIASLHFGTRLIHESVLRVAAAAI; this is translated from the coding sequence TTGGAGCCTGATCGCGCCGCTGTCGAGGCGGAGACAATCGCCGTCCTCCAGCGTCTGATCCGATTCGACACGACTAATCCGCCGGGAAACGAGTTGCCGCTCGCCCAGTGGATTCACGCGACTTTTGTCGCGGAAGGAATCGAGTCGCAAATTCTCATTCCCGTTCCGAATCGCGCTGTGGTGGTCGCCCGGATTCGCGGCGACGGCCGATACCGGCCGGTGCTCCTGCTCGCTCACATGGACGTCGTCGGCGTGGAGCGGGACAAATGGTCGCACGACCCGTTTGGCGGCGTCGTCGAGGACGGCTACGTCTACGGGCGCGGCGCGATCGATGACAAGGGAATGCTGGCCGCGAACGTGATGGCGATGCTCGTAATTCGCCGGGATATCGCTGCGGGAGGGTTGAATCTCGCGCGCGACGTTCTTTTCGTCGCGACCTCCGACGAAGAAGCCGGTGGAACAGCGGGCATGCAGTGGCTCGTCGCTAACCATCGCGATCTTCTCGACGCCGAATTCGCGATTAACGAGGGCGGGCGCACGCGCATCCTTCCCGACGGGAAGCGTTACCTCGCGATACAGGTCGCGGAAAAGGTTTCGCACACCGTGACCATTACCGCGCGCGGGCCCGCGGGGCACGCCGCAATTCCTCGCGAAGGCAACGCGATTTTTAAACTGGCTGGAGCGCTCGAAAAGCTTGGTCATTATTCCGAGCCGATTGCGGTGACACAGACCACGAGACGCTTTTTCGGCGAGCTTGCTGCGATCTGGACCGACGATCGCGAGGGTATCGCGATGCGAGCGATCGCGACAGCGTCGGAGCAGGATATCACGGAAGCCGCATCAGTCTTGTCGGCAAATCCTGTCTTCAATGCGGTTCTCCGAAACACGATCTCGCCGACATTTCTGGGTGCCGGAGTCCGCGGCAACGTCATTCCTGCCGAAGCGAGTGTTGGAGTCAACGTCCGCACGCTTCCCGGACATTCGATCGATGACGTCGTCTCGCGCCTCAGGCCGATAGTTGCCGGGGATAATATCGAGATTACGACGCGGACCAATGGGGTGGACGCGCCTGCTTCAGACCCGGATTCCCCGATGTTCGCGGCGCTGGCTCGAACGGCGAAGGAGCTCGACTCCGAGATCGCTGTCGTTCCCTATCTTGGAACGGGCGCGACGGAAAGTGCCGAGCTGCGAAGCGTTGGAATCAAGGCTTACGGGATTCTGCCTTTCCCGATGGTGCCGGCCGACGAAGAGCGCATGCACGGACACGACGAGCGCGTGCCGATTGCATCACTGCATTTCGGCACGCGCCTGATCCACGAGTCGGTGCTGCGCGTCGCTGCCGCAGCTATTTAA
- a CDS encoding S46 family peptidase yields the protein MPSAIHQLRISIVTLIALAAAGCASTQPSTTTQAPTATASPQTGTAAPTRPLSPPGYKSEFGTMWTFDAPPLDYWKRTYNFSPDQRWLDNVRLAAVRLPNCSASFVSANGLVLTNHHCSRQCTEDVSPKDSNYIETGFTARNLSDEKKCPRLYVDQLISNENVTDKVRAGITGSTAAEQDAQRTATIARLQSECGQATGLTCQVVSLYHGGMYSLYRYKRFSDLRMVMVPEESIGFFGGDPDNFTYPRYDLDMALLRVYENNAPYRATNYLRWSANGAAEGEAVFVIGNPGSTGRLNTLAQMEFLRDIGYPAQLAGYKRALTIYRDLIARDTAAARMYQNQIFGIENSFKAVTGYRTGLVDSTRMAQKRAFETEFRARVNADPALRARYGSAWDAISAAQRELASFNPQFRFYGFGPNVNFAGSTLLTMAAQVVRVASESGKPDAQRLPPYRGPSLEALKRQLVGPRQVNPALERASIAAQLRAAQQELPANDAFLAAALGGRTPEAVAEALVSGTRLTDPEVRRALVEGGPAAVSASNDPMIVFARTIDPLNRRIVARADSLNAIITSNAELIGQALFATYGTALPPDATFTLRISDGVVKGYPLNGTLAPYKTTFFGLYERSAAFDHKPPFHMPKRWTDRRDRLNLATGYNFVSTADIIGGNSGSPVINRNAEIVGLAFDSNIEGIANRFLFTTDFPRTVSVHSAGMVEALRKMYDGARIADELQGRSSALK from the coding sequence ATGCCCTCAGCAATCCACCAGTTGCGAATCTCCATCGTTACGCTCATCGCGCTTGCCGCCGCCGGTTGCGCCAGCACTCAGCCGTCAACCACGACGCAGGCGCCGACGGCGACCGCATCACCCCAGACGGGTACGGCGGCGCCGACGAGGCCGCTCTCCCCGCCCGGCTACAAGTCTGAGTTCGGGACGATGTGGACTTTCGATGCCCCGCCGCTCGACTACTGGAAGCGAACCTACAACTTCTCGCCGGACCAGCGCTGGCTCGATAACGTCCGACTCGCCGCAGTAAGGCTTCCGAACTGCTCAGCCTCGTTCGTCTCCGCAAACGGACTGGTTTTGACGAACCATCACTGCTCCCGCCAATGCACCGAGGACGTCTCTCCAAAAGACAGCAACTACATCGAGACCGGGTTCACCGCGCGTAATCTGAGCGACGAAAAGAAGTGCCCGAGACTGTACGTAGATCAGCTCATCTCGAATGAGAACGTCACCGACAAGGTACGTGCCGGTATCACAGGCTCGACTGCCGCAGAGCAGGACGCGCAGCGAACAGCGACAATCGCGCGACTTCAGAGCGAATGCGGGCAGGCAACCGGGCTGACGTGCCAGGTGGTGTCACTTTACCACGGTGGCATGTACTCGTTGTACCGGTACAAGCGCTTCAGCGACCTGCGAATGGTCATGGTACCTGAAGAGAGCATTGGATTTTTCGGAGGCGACCCGGACAACTTCACTTACCCGAGATACGATCTCGACATGGCGTTGCTTCGCGTGTACGAGAACAATGCTCCCTACCGTGCGACCAATTATCTGCGCTGGAGCGCGAACGGCGCCGCCGAGGGAGAGGCAGTGTTCGTAATCGGAAACCCCGGATCCACGGGGCGGCTGAACACGCTTGCGCAGATGGAGTTCCTGCGAGACATCGGATATCCGGCACAGCTCGCCGGATACAAGCGCGCGCTCACGATTTACCGCGACCTGATCGCCCGCGATACCGCGGCCGCGAGAATGTACCAGAACCAGATATTCGGAATCGAGAATTCGTTCAAGGCGGTGACCGGCTATCGCACAGGCCTTGTCGACAGCACTCGCATGGCGCAGAAGCGAGCATTCGAGACCGAATTCAGAGCGCGAGTGAACGCCGATCCGGCATTGCGCGCACGGTACGGCTCAGCGTGGGATGCCATAAGCGCGGCACAGCGAGAGCTCGCCAGCTTCAATCCGCAGTTCAGATTCTACGGCTTTGGCCCGAACGTGAACTTCGCGGGCTCGACGCTTTTGACGATGGCTGCGCAGGTCGTTCGCGTCGCGAGCGAGAGTGGAAAGCCCGATGCGCAGCGCCTTCCACCTTACCGAGGCCCGAGCCTCGAAGCGCTCAAGCGACAGCTTGTCGGCCCCCGTCAGGTCAACCCTGCACTCGAGAGGGCTTCGATTGCCGCACAGCTACGGGCGGCACAGCAGGAGCTGCCCGCCAACGATGCATTCCTGGCCGCGGCTCTTGGCGGGCGGACGCCCGAGGCAGTTGCCGAGGCGCTGGTGAGCGGAACGCGGCTCACCGATCCGGAGGTGCGCCGCGCGCTGGTAGAAGGCGGACCGGCAGCAGTTTCCGCCTCGAACGACCCGATGATTGTCTTTGCCAGGACCATCGATCCGCTCAATCGCCGCATCGTTGCGCGCGCCGACAGTCTCAACGCAATCATCACGTCGAATGCAGAGCTGATCGGCCAGGCATTGTTCGCGACGTACGGGACTGCCCTGCCTCCGGATGCAACGTTTACGCTTCGCATCAGTGACGGTGTAGTGAAGGGATACCCGCTGAACGGCACCCTCGCGCCATACAAGACAACGTTTTTCGGTCTTTACGAGCGATCCGCCGCATTCGACCACAAGCCGCCTTTCCATATGCCGAAGCGGTGGACGGATCGGCGCGACCGGCTGAACCTCGCAACGGGTTACAACTTCGTATCGACCGCCGACATCATCGGCGGGAATTCGGGGAGCCCGGTGATCAACAGGAACGCTGAAATCGTTGGCCTCGCTTTCGACTCCAACATCGAGGGCATCGCGAACAGGTTTCTCTTCACTACCGACTTTCCTCGCACCGTGAGCGTGCATTCCGCTGGAATGGTGGAAGCTCTGCGAAAGATGTACGACGGAGCCCGCATCGCGGACGAGCTTCAGGGGAGGTCGTCGGCGCTTAAATAG